The following coding sequences are from one Pseudonocardia sp. EC080619-01 window:
- a CDS encoding urease accessory protein UreF gives MTGLASLVLADARFPGGGHVHSGGLEEAVSRGLVSDVDSLATFLRGRLRTAGRVAATAAGRSALVSGKVGSDHGFHSRALRALDAALDARTPSAAQRDASRAQGRAALRAVRAAWPSPVLDALVAVHPRPHHPLLAGAVIGYAGEDPAAAARCVGYLAVSGPASAAVRLLGLDPFAVNAVLVALGPDLAALVSEAADLAAGPVTDLPAPGAPVLDLMAEAHVHHHRERVRLFAS, from the coding sequence ATGACGGGCCTCGCCTCGCTCGTGCTCGCCGACGCCCGATTCCCCGGTGGCGGGCACGTCCACTCCGGCGGCCTGGAGGAGGCCGTGTCCCGCGGCCTGGTGTCCGACGTGGACTCGCTCGCCACGTTCCTGCGCGGGCGGTTGCGCACCGCGGGCCGGGTCGCCGCCACCGCCGCGGGGCGCTCCGCGCTCGTGAGTGGAAAAGTCGGCTCCGACCACGGTTTCCACTCACGGGCGCTCCGCGCCCTGGACGCCGCGCTCGACGCGCGCACCCCGTCGGCGGCGCAGCGCGACGCCTCGCGGGCGCAGGGCCGGGCGGCGCTGCGGGCGGTGCGGGCGGCCTGGCCGTCGCCGGTGCTGGACGCGCTCGTCGCCGTCCACCCCCGCCCGCACCATCCGCTGCTGGCCGGAGCGGTGATCGGGTACGCCGGGGAGGACCCCGCCGCGGCGGCCCGCTGTGTCGGTTACCTGGCCGTCAGCGGTCCCGCCTCGGCCGCGGTGCGGCTGCTCGGGCTGGACCCGTTCGCCGTCAACGCCGTGCTCGTCGCGCTCGGCCCCGACCTCGCCGCGCTCGTGAGCGAGGCCGCGGACCTCGCGGCGGGCCCGGTCACCGATCTGCCGGCGCCGGGTGCGCCGGTCCTCGACCTCATGGCCGAGGCCCACGTCCACCACCACCGCGAGAGGGTGCGTCTCTTTGCCTCCTGA
- the ureG gene encoding urease accessory protein UreG → MPPDAGHGHGHVISFDPTVTDHDHHSPAPHAGRAVRIGIGGPVGSGKTALVAALARSLAGRVRLAVVTNDIYTTEDADFLRRAGVLAPERVEAVQTGCCPHTAIRDDITANLDAIDLLEERFGDLELVLVESGGDNLTAVFSRGLVDRQIFVVDVAGGDKVPRKGGPGVTTADLLVINKTDLAPLVGADLGVMTGDAARIRGELPVLAQSLVEDPAAGDACAWVLEQVAAVRATV, encoded by the coding sequence TTGCCTCCTGACGCAGGCCACGGTCACGGCCACGTGATCAGCTTCGATCCGACCGTCACCGACCACGACCACCACTCCCCCGCCCCGCACGCCGGACGCGCGGTGCGGATCGGGATCGGCGGCCCGGTCGGTTCCGGCAAGACCGCGCTGGTCGCGGCGCTGGCCCGCAGCCTGGCCGGGCGGGTCCGGCTGGCCGTGGTCACCAACGACATCTACACCACCGAGGACGCCGACTTCCTGCGTCGCGCGGGCGTCCTGGCACCGGAGCGGGTCGAGGCGGTGCAGACCGGGTGCTGCCCGCACACGGCGATCCGCGACGACATCACCGCGAACCTCGACGCGATCGACCTGCTCGAGGAACGGTTCGGCGACCTGGAGCTGGTGCTCGTCGAGTCCGGCGGGGACAACCTCACCGCCGTGTTCTCCCGGGGGCTGGTCGACCGGCAGATCTTCGTCGTCGACGTCGCCGGTGGGGACAAGGTGCCCCGCAAGGGCGGCCCCGGGGTGACCACCGCGGACCTCCTGGTGATCAACAAGACCGACCTCGCCCCGCTGGTCGGCGCCGATCTCGGGGTGATGACCGGCGACGCGGCGCGGATCCGGGGCGAGCTCCCGGTCCTCGCACAGTCCCTGGTCGAGGACCCGGCCGCCGGTGACGCCTGCGCCTGGGTGCTGGAGCAGGTCGCCGCGGTCCGCGCGACGGTCTGA
- the pqqE gene encoding pyrroloquinoline quinone biosynthesis protein PqqE, which yields MNGPPQPYGLLAEVTHRCPLHCVYCSNPLALLESHDELATDDWLRVIGQAAGLGVVQVHLSGGEPLVRGDLETLVAECRRLGLYTNLITSGLGLTERRVESLVAAGLNSAQLSIQGDAAESTDLVAASKRFDKKEVAARLIRDAGLPLNMNVVLHRLNLDRLDAIIDVCVQWGAERLELANTQYYGWALRNREALMPGTAQLDRAVEVYRRRKAELAGRTELLWILPDYYEPYPKPCMGGWAQTALTVAPDGRVYPCPAASEITTMEFDSVRDHDLDRIWTTSAAFAAFRGTEWMPDPCRSCVRKELDFGGCRCQAFALTGDAGRTDPVCRHSPDHHLVQDALDRANRDDAGTRGQQLVHRRPTVSARRR from the coding sequence GTGAACGGCCCGCCCCAGCCCTACGGCCTGCTGGCCGAGGTCACCCACCGGTGCCCGTTGCACTGCGTCTACTGCTCGAACCCGCTGGCGCTCCTGGAGAGCCACGACGAGCTCGCCACCGACGACTGGCTGCGGGTGATCGGGCAGGCGGCCGGGCTCGGCGTCGTGCAGGTCCACCTGTCGGGCGGGGAACCCCTCGTCCGCGGCGACCTGGAGACGCTGGTCGCCGAGTGCCGCCGCCTCGGCCTCTACACGAACCTGATCACCAGCGGTCTCGGGCTCACCGAGCGCAGGGTGGAGTCGCTGGTCGCCGCCGGGCTCAACAGCGCCCAGCTGAGCATCCAGGGCGACGCCGCCGAGTCGACGGACCTGGTCGCGGCGAGCAAGCGGTTCGACAAGAAGGAAGTGGCCGCGCGCCTCATCCGCGACGCCGGGCTGCCGTTGAACATGAACGTCGTGCTGCACCGGCTCAACCTCGACCGGCTGGACGCGATCATCGACGTCTGCGTGCAGTGGGGCGCCGAACGGCTCGAGCTCGCCAACACCCAGTACTACGGCTGGGCGCTGCGCAACCGCGAGGCACTGATGCCCGGCACCGCCCAGCTGGACCGGGCGGTCGAGGTCTACCGGCGTCGCAAGGCGGAGCTGGCCGGGCGGACGGAGCTGCTCTGGATCCTCCCGGACTACTACGAGCCCTACCCGAAGCCGTGCATGGGGGGCTGGGCGCAGACCGCGCTGACCGTCGCCCCCGACGGTCGCGTGTATCCGTGCCCTGCGGCCTCGGAGATCACGACCATGGAGTTCGACTCCGTCCGCGACCACGACCTCGACCGGATCTGGACGACGTCCGCCGCGTTCGCGGCGTTCCGCGGCACCGAGTGGATGCCCGACCCGTGCCGCAGCTGCGTGCGCAAGGAACTGGACTTCGGCGGCTGCCGCTGCCAGGCCTTCGCCCTGACCGGCGACGCGGGGCGCACCGACCCGGTGTGCCGGCACTCGCCGGACCACCACCTGGTGCAGGACGCGCTGGACAGGGCCAACCGGGACGACGCCGGGACCCGGGGGCAGCAGCTCGTCCACCGCCGTCCGACGGTGTCGGCACGGAGGCGATGA
- a CDS encoding dipeptidase has protein sequence MSLRTDDGVRSLLAEAPLIDGHNDMISKIRDEAGLDSGTLDLALARPHTLQTDLVRLAAGGVGAQFWSVWMPCSTTGAALAAGTLEQFEGIHRLQALHPDRTALARTADDIDRINGEGRIASLIGVEGGHQILDSLEVLRLFHRLGARYLTLTHTRNTGWADSCTDVVDTGGLSDFGRMVVTELNDLGMLVDLSHTAHATMDAALDVSRAPAFFSHSGAYSVCRHARNVPDPVLERVGSTGGIVMAVFLPTFLSEDLRRWGLARREVRDDAVAGWERRNPPPAVGIADIVRHLDHLREVMGVDHVGIGSDFDGMTPPPDIPSVEYYPRLFDALDAGGWSRDDLRKLARGNALRVLRDTEDAARA, from the coding sequence ATGAGCCTGCGTACCGACGACGGCGTCCGGTCGCTGCTGGCCGAAGCGCCGCTGATCGACGGCCACAACGACATGATCTCGAAGATCCGCGACGAGGCGGGGCTGGACTCCGGCACGCTCGACCTCGCTCTCGCCCGGCCCCACACCCTGCAGACGGACCTGGTCCGGCTCGCCGCGGGTGGGGTCGGTGCCCAGTTCTGGTCGGTGTGGATGCCCTGCTCCACGACGGGTGCGGCGCTGGCGGCAGGGACGCTGGAACAGTTCGAGGGGATCCACCGCCTCCAGGCGCTCCACCCGGACCGGACCGCCCTCGCACGCACCGCCGACGACATCGACAGGATCAACGGCGAGGGCCGGATCGCGTCGCTGATCGGGGTGGAGGGCGGGCACCAGATCCTCGACTCGCTCGAGGTCCTGCGCCTGTTCCACCGGCTCGGCGCCCGGTACCTGACGTTGACGCACACGCGGAACACCGGCTGGGCCGACAGCTGCACCGATGTCGTCGACACCGGCGGGCTGAGCGACTTCGGACGGATGGTCGTGACCGAGCTCAACGACCTCGGGATGCTCGTCGACCTGTCGCACACCGCACACGCCACCATGGACGCGGCGCTCGACGTGTCACGGGCACCGGCGTTCTTCTCCCACTCCGGGGCCTACTCCGTGTGCCGGCACGCCCGCAACGTCCCGGATCCCGTCCTCGAACGCGTCGGGTCGACCGGCGGCATCGTCATGGCCGTGTTCCTGCCGACCTTCCTCAGCGAGGACCTCCGGCGGTGGGGCCTCGCGCGGAGAGAGGTCCGTGACGACGCCGTCGCGGGGTGGGAGCGCAGGAACCCACCCCCCGCGGTCGGGATCGCCGACATCGTGCGCCACCTCGACCACCTCCGCGAGGTCATGGGCGTGGACCACGTCGGGATCGGCAGCGACTTCGACGGCATGACGCCCCCGCCCGACATTCCGAGCGTCGAGTACTACCCCCGCCTGTTCGACGCCCTCGATGCCGGCGGCTGGAGCCGCGACGACCTGCGGAAGCTCGCCCGGGGCAACGCCCTCCGCGTGCTGCGCGACACCGAGGACGCGGCGCGCGCCTGA
- a CDS encoding fructose-bisphosphatase class II — translation MSTQEWFATASCPGPDADLGLELVRATEAAALAAGRGAGRERSGRDRAAAGLAMHEHLRSVPVHGTVVIGEGERDDSPVLRTGDAAGAGAGPLCDLGIRVGGGDRSPAGGVPDSLVAIAVAGHGALYTPRVPSDVEMLAVGPDCADAVDITRPVAENLRAVAAIKGVRVSDVEVAVLDRFRHRGVVDEVRDAGARVHALQGGALAGAIAAALPESPVDVLLCTAGVAEGVMAAAALSCTGGSLQLRLRSHGAGPVLHTADLVRGGRVLFCATGVVTSELLEGVRYRAGRATTRSILLCSEPDTVRMVGSEHRFA, via the coding sequence ATGAGTACTCAGGAGTGGTTCGCCACCGCGTCGTGCCCGGGACCGGATGCGGATCTCGGGCTGGAGCTCGTGCGGGCGACCGAGGCCGCCGCGCTCGCGGCCGGTCGAGGGGCCGGCCGCGAGCGGTCGGGCCGCGACAGGGCCGCCGCCGGTCTGGCGATGCACGAGCACCTCCGGTCCGTGCCCGTGCACGGCACCGTGGTGATCGGCGAGGGCGAGCGGGACGACTCCCCCGTCCTGCGCACCGGCGACGCCGCGGGCGCCGGTGCGGGGCCGCTGTGCGACCTCGGCATCAGGGTGGGTGGCGGCGACCGGTCACCGGCCGGGGGCGTACCGGACTCGCTGGTGGCGATCGCCGTGGCCGGGCACGGCGCGCTGTACACGCCGCGGGTGCCCTCCGACGTGGAGATGCTGGCCGTGGGCCCCGACTGCGCCGACGCCGTCGACATCACCAGGCCGGTGGCGGAGAACCTGCGCGCGGTCGCCGCGATCAAGGGCGTGCGGGTGTCGGACGTGGAGGTCGCCGTGCTCGACCGGTTCCGGCACCGCGGCGTCGTGGACGAGGTCCGCGACGCCGGGGCCCGGGTCCACGCCCTGCAGGGCGGCGCCCTCGCGGGAGCGATCGCCGCGGCCCTCCCCGAGAGCCCGGTGGACGTGCTCCTGTGCACCGCCGGGGTGGCGGAGGGGGTCATGGCCGCCGCCGCCCTGTCCTGCACGGGCGGTTCGCTGCAGCTCCGGCTGCGCTCCCACGGTGCCGGCCCGGTCCTGCACACGGCGGACCTCGTCCGCGGTGGGCGCGTCCTGTTCTGCGCCACCGGGGTGGTCACCAGCGAGCTGCTCGAGGGTGTCCGGTACCGCGCCGGCCGCGCCACCACGCGGTCGATTCTGCTGTGCTCGGAGCCGGACACGGTGCGGATGGTCGGATCCGAGCACCGGTTCGCCTGA
- a CDS encoding urease accessory protein UreD, whose protein sequence is MRARASLAVELRDGRTVVTVLRAQAPLALVPRRGAAAAASPDAVVHLVGSASTPLAGDDVRLDVTVGPGARLVLTGVAAAVALPGAGRPSRTVLSCTVGDGGALTYLPEPTVVTGRADHETVLDADLAPTASLRARDLLVGGRTGERPGRYRGTVRITERGLPLLVQTQEIGDPDLDGSPAHLAGHRVLGTEVLVGDDGGTRPAAGEGWSLSPLAVRGVLATAVAHDAVTADRRLTEALSCVEGAVAATGTGR, encoded by the coding sequence GTGCGCGCCCGCGCGAGCCTCGCCGTCGAGCTGCGGGACGGCCGGACCGTCGTGACGGTCCTGCGTGCCCAGGCGCCGCTGGCGCTGGTCCCGCGGCGGGGCGCGGCCGCGGCGGCGAGCCCCGATGCCGTCGTCCACCTGGTCGGGTCGGCGTCCACCCCGCTCGCCGGCGACGACGTGCGGCTCGACGTCACCGTCGGACCCGGCGCACGGTTGGTGCTGACCGGTGTCGCGGCGGCCGTCGCGCTGCCCGGCGCCGGACGTCCGAGCCGGACGGTCCTGTCCTGCACCGTCGGCGACGGCGGCGCGCTGACGTACCTGCCCGAGCCGACCGTCGTCACCGGGCGGGCCGACCACGAGACGGTGCTGGACGCCGACCTCGCCCCGACGGCGTCGCTGCGGGCACGGGACCTCCTGGTCGGCGGCCGCACCGGCGAGCGCCCCGGGCGCTACCGCGGCACGGTCCGGATCACCGAACGGGGGCTCCCGCTGCTGGTGCAGACCCAGGAGATCGGCGACCCGGATCTCGACGGCTCACCCGCCCACCTGGCCGGGCACCGCGTGCTGGGCACCGAGGTCCTGGTCGGGGACGACGGCGGCACCCGCCCCGCCGCGGGCGAGGGCTGGAGCCTGTCCCCGCTCGCCGTCCGGGGCGTGCTCGCGACCGCCGTCGCGCACGACGCGGTCACCGCGGACCGCCGGCTCACCGAGGCCCTGTCCTGCGTGGAGGGCGCGGTGGCCGCCACCGGAACGGGCCGGTGA
- a CDS encoding LysR family transcriptional regulator: MVLPSKMPQLADLDLLLSVGSHGSVGKAAQAHSLSQPAASIRISAMERRLGIQLLERSPAGSKLTEDGEILAKYARNVIEAARELLEFGSGARSGETKRLRVAGSPAISEHLLPEWLNRSRFSFGEVRVEVQSGGVDALRGMIQAGLADLAFIDGWCEAGDRGQRHDRDDLVTRNICDDELAVVVGSDHPWATRSTPLTVAELAGAPLVVRERGSGLREFTDELLDAAHAPQSHVELPSNAAIKQAVATSRRVTVLNVSTVRAELAEGRLHLVAVDQDMPAKPIYAAWSERRGLPGYAAELVEVATAKGSPVPVVGAGQRSRKAGSRSRLRPRPQQSPAIDVHEAIA; this comes from the coding sequence ATGGTGCTTCCGTCCAAGATGCCTCAGCTCGCCGACCTCGATCTGCTGCTGTCGGTCGGGAGTCACGGCAGCGTGGGGAAAGCGGCGCAGGCGCACAGCCTCTCCCAGCCGGCCGCGAGCATCCGGATCAGCGCGATGGAACGCCGCCTCGGAATTCAGCTGCTGGAACGTTCTCCCGCGGGTTCGAAGCTCACCGAGGACGGGGAGATTCTCGCGAAGTACGCCCGGAACGTGATCGAGGCGGCGCGGGAGCTGCTGGAGTTCGGTTCCGGTGCCCGGAGCGGCGAGACGAAGCGCCTCCGGGTCGCGGGCAGTCCGGCGATCTCGGAGCACCTGCTTCCCGAGTGGCTGAACCGTTCCCGGTTCTCGTTCGGCGAGGTGCGGGTCGAGGTGCAGAGCGGCGGTGTCGACGCGCTGCGTGGGATGATCCAGGCGGGCCTGGCCGATCTCGCGTTCATCGACGGCTGGTGTGAGGCGGGCGACCGCGGGCAGCGCCACGATCGCGACGACCTGGTGACCCGCAACATCTGTGACGACGAGCTGGCCGTCGTGGTCGGGTCGGACCACCCGTGGGCCACGCGGAGCACTCCGCTGACGGTGGCGGAGCTGGCGGGCGCGCCCCTGGTGGTGCGCGAGCGTGGTTCCGGGCTGCGGGAGTTCACCGACGAGCTGCTGGACGCCGCGCACGCCCCGCAGAGCCACGTGGAGCTGCCGTCCAACGCCGCGATCAAGCAGGCGGTCGCGACCAGCCGGCGGGTGACGGTGCTGAACGTCTCCACCGTCCGGGCCGAGCTCGCGGAGGGGCGGCTGCACCTGGTGGCCGTCGACCAGGACATGCCTGCCAAGCCCATCTACGCGGCCTGGAGCGAGCGCCGCGGCCTTCCGGGGTACGCGGCGGAGCTGGTGGAGGTCGCCACGGCGAAGGGCTCCCCGGTGCCGGTCGTCGGGGCGGGCCAGAGATCGAGGAAGGCCGGCTCGCGATCGCGGCTGCGGCCGCGGCCCCAGCAGTCGCCGGCCATCGACGTCCACGAGGCGATCGCCTGA
- a CDS encoding class I fructose-bisphosphate aldolase — protein sequence MSALNKIARTLVSNRRGILAADESIGTMSARLENVGVEPTAENRRVYRELIVTTPRLAESVSGVILADETFHQKLSNGRTFPEYLDDIGILAGIKVDTGAKPLAGASEEKITEGLDGLRERVAEYVRLGATFAKWRAVITIGDNTPSSRAVRANLHALARYAGLCQEVGLVPIVEPEVLMDGAHSLDRCREVSTAVLRSLFEELALMEVELDGIVLKPNMVVAGTGSPEQPTVADVARATVETLRETVPASVPGIAFLSGGQRPEVATQHLGAMQHLDPLPWELTYSFGRALVGPALEVWRGDQDSWGAAQDALSEHAVANAAAR from the coding sequence GTGTCTGCTCTGAACAAGATCGCACGGACCCTGGTGTCCAACAGGCGCGGCATCCTCGCCGCCGACGAGAGCATCGGGACGATGTCGGCACGGCTGGAGAACGTCGGCGTCGAGCCGACCGCGGAGAACCGCCGGGTGTACCGGGAGTTGATCGTCACCACTCCGCGGCTGGCCGAGTCGGTCAGCGGTGTCATCCTCGCGGACGAGACGTTCCACCAGAAGCTGAGCAACGGCCGCACGTTCCCGGAGTACCTCGACGACATCGGGATCCTCGCCGGGATCAAGGTCGACACCGGGGCGAAGCCGCTCGCGGGGGCGTCCGAGGAGAAGATCACCGAGGGTCTCGACGGGCTGCGGGAGCGGGTCGCGGAGTACGTGCGGCTCGGCGCGACGTTCGCGAAGTGGCGCGCGGTGATCACGATCGGCGACAACACGCCGTCGTCGCGGGCGGTGCGCGCGAACCTGCATGCGCTGGCGCGCTACGCGGGGCTGTGCCAGGAGGTCGGCCTGGTGCCCATCGTGGAGCCCGAGGTCCTGATGGACGGTGCCCACTCGCTGGACCGCTGCCGGGAGGTGTCGACCGCCGTGCTGAGGTCGCTGTTCGAGGAGCTCGCCCTGATGGAGGTGGAACTCGACGGCATCGTCCTCAAGCCGAACATGGTGGTCGCCGGGACCGGTAGCCCCGAGCAGCCCACGGTGGCGGACGTCGCCCGGGCCACGGTGGAGACGCTGCGGGAGACCGTCCCCGCGTCCGTGCCGGGCATCGCCTTCCTCTCCGGCGGGCAGCGCCCTGAGGTCGCGACGCAGCACCTCGGGGCGATGCAGCACCTCGACCCGCTGCCCTGGGAGCTCACCTATTCGTTCGGGCGGGCCCTGGTCGGGCCGGCGCTGGAGGTGTGGCGGGGCGACCAGGACAGCTGGGGCGCCGCCCAGGACGCGCTGTCCGAGCACGCCGTCGCGAACGCCGCCGCACGATGA
- a CDS encoding urease subunit alpha, giving the protein MSGTIGRARYADLYGPTVGDRIRLADTNLVVEVTEDRSRGPASGDEVMFGGGKVIRESMGQAAVTAEQCPDLVITGAVVLDHWGVVKADVGVKDGRIVGIGKAGNPDTMDGVDPALVIGPGTEVLSGNGKILTAGGIDAHVHFICPQLVETALASGVTTLMGGGTGPVDGSKATTVTPGPWNIGRMLGAMDHQPVNVLLMGKGNTVSSAALHEQLRAGAGGFKLHEDWGTTPAAIDACLRVCEETGVQAAIHTDTLNEAGFLQSTLDAIGGRSINAFHTEGAGGGHAPDIIEVVGTGHVLPSSTNPTRPHTVNTLDEHLDMLMVCHHLNPSVPEDLAFAESRIRPTTIAAEDVLHDLGAISMMSSDSQAMGRIGEVVVRTWQTAHVMKAARGPLPGDSDRADNLRARRYVAKYTINPALAHGAAEHVGSVEAGKLADLVLWEPKFFGVRPAVVLKGGFAVWAQMGDANASIPTPGPVYGRPMFGYAPTPAALGSLTFMAPSALDDGVPGRLGLATPCVPVADTRSVRKAAMVLNDATPEVRVDPDSFGVTIDGAVVEPAPVGELPMAQRYFLF; this is encoded by the coding sequence ATGAGCGGCACCATCGGGAGGGCCCGCTACGCCGACCTCTACGGCCCCACGGTCGGCGACCGGATCCGGCTGGCCGACACGAACCTCGTCGTCGAGGTGACCGAGGACCGCTCCCGCGGTCCCGCGTCGGGCGACGAGGTCATGTTCGGCGGCGGCAAGGTGATCCGTGAGTCGATGGGCCAGGCCGCCGTGACCGCGGAGCAGTGCCCCGACCTGGTGATCACCGGCGCCGTCGTGCTGGACCACTGGGGCGTGGTGAAGGCCGACGTCGGCGTGAAGGACGGCCGGATCGTCGGCATCGGCAAGGCCGGGAACCCCGACACGATGGACGGCGTCGACCCGGCGCTGGTGATCGGCCCGGGCACCGAGGTGCTCTCCGGCAACGGGAAGATCCTCACCGCGGGCGGGATCGACGCCCACGTGCACTTCATCTGCCCGCAGCTGGTCGAGACCGCGCTCGCGTCCGGCGTGACCACGCTGATGGGCGGTGGCACCGGGCCGGTCGACGGATCGAAGGCCACCACCGTCACCCCCGGCCCGTGGAACATCGGCCGGATGCTGGGCGCGATGGACCACCAGCCGGTGAACGTCCTGCTCATGGGCAAGGGCAACACGGTGAGCTCCGCGGCGCTGCACGAGCAGCTCCGCGCCGGGGCGGGCGGGTTCAAGCTCCACGAGGACTGGGGCACCACCCCGGCCGCGATCGACGCCTGCCTGCGGGTCTGCGAGGAGACCGGCGTCCAGGCCGCGATCCACACCGACACGCTCAACGAGGCCGGCTTCCTGCAGTCCACCCTGGACGCCATCGGGGGCCGCTCGATCAACGCGTTCCACACCGAGGGCGCGGGCGGCGGGCACGCCCCCGACATCATCGAGGTCGTCGGCACCGGACACGTGCTGCCGTCGTCGACGAACCCGACCCGGCCGCACACCGTGAACACCCTCGACGAGCACCTCGACATGCTCATGGTGTGCCACCACCTGAACCCGTCGGTGCCCGAGGACCTGGCGTTCGCCGAGTCCCGGATCCGCCCGACGACGATCGCCGCCGAGGACGTCCTGCACGACCTGGGCGCGATCTCGATGATGAGCAGCGACTCGCAGGCGATGGGCCGGATCGGCGAGGTGGTCGTCCGGACCTGGCAGACCGCGCACGTCATGAAGGCCGCCCGCGGGCCGCTGCCCGGTGACTCGGACCGCGCGGACAACCTGCGGGCCCGGCGCTACGTCGCCAAGTACACGATCAACCCGGCGCTGGCGCACGGCGCCGCGGAGCACGTGGGGTCGGTCGAGGCCGGCAAGCTCGCCGACCTGGTGCTGTGGGAGCCGAAGTTCTTCGGGGTGCGGCCCGCGGTCGTGCTGAAGGGCGGGTTCGCCGTCTGGGCGCAGATGGGCGACGCGAACGCCTCCATCCCGACGCCCGGCCCGGTCTACGGGCGCCCGATGTTCGGCTACGCCCCCACCCCGGCCGCGCTGGGCTCGCTGACCTTCATGGCACCGTCCGCCCTCGACGACGGTGTCCCCGGCCGTCTCGGCCTCGCGACGCCGTGCGTGCCGGTCGCCGACACCCGCTCCGTGCGCAAGGCGGCGATGGTGCTCAACGACGCGACGCCGGAGGTGCGGGTCGACCCGGACTCGTTCGGGGTGACGATCGACGGCGCCGTCGTCGAACCCGCGCCGGTCGGCGAGCTGCCGATGGCCCAGCGGTACTTCCTGTTCTGA
- a CDS encoding cytosine permease has protein sequence MDPPATAAPAAVGAARETLEDYTLRYAPRSYRRWSPGVVGVTALGGIAYLADFSIGANIGIAYGTTNALWGIAVFALVVIATGTPVAYYAARYNLDLDLVTRGSGFGYYGSILTNIIFATFTFIFFALEGSIMAQGLELGLGVPLWIGYAVSTVIIFPLVLYGMSLLSTLQLWTTPLWLVLMVLPFGYLVLAHPDSVSTFLAYQGEDGLGAPSIGSVMLAAGVCLSLIAQIAEQIDYLRFMPPKTPENRRRWWTATLLAGPGWVLFGAAKQVVGLFLAVYFIANVAGGAAVANEPVQQFLLIYQDLVPGWLAITLAVVLVVVSQVKINVTNAYSGSLAWTNSFTRITGTYPGRLVFLGVNLLIALVLMEANMFDFLTAILGFYANIAIAWIVVVATDIAVNKYLLRLSPKHPEFRRGMLYAVNPVGFVSVVLAGGLSIATFFGALGTAIQPFSPLVAIALGLVLPPVLAVATGGRYYLRRTDDGIDLPMYDEHGNPSDVVLPCHVCGQDLERPDMTACVAHDAYVCSLCLSTDRRKEHVLPAQG, from the coding sequence ATGGACCCGCCGGCCACGGCGGCACCGGCCGCGGTCGGCGCAGCGCGGGAGACGCTGGAGGACTACACACTCCGGTACGCGCCACGCAGCTACCGCAGGTGGTCACCGGGCGTCGTCGGGGTGACGGCGCTGGGCGGGATCGCCTACCTCGCCGACTTCTCGATCGGCGCCAACATCGGCATCGCCTACGGCACGACGAACGCGCTGTGGGGGATCGCGGTCTTCGCGCTCGTCGTGATCGCGACCGGCACGCCCGTGGCCTACTACGCCGCGCGGTACAACCTGGACCTCGACCTGGTGACCCGCGGCTCCGGATTCGGCTACTACGGCTCGATCCTCACCAACATCATCTTCGCGACGTTCACCTTCATCTTCTTCGCGCTCGAGGGCTCGATCATGGCGCAGGGGCTCGAGCTCGGGCTCGGCGTCCCGCTGTGGATCGGCTACGCCGTCTCCACGGTGATCATCTTCCCGCTCGTCTTGTACGGGATGTCGCTGCTGTCGACGCTCCAGCTCTGGACGACGCCGCTCTGGCTGGTGCTGATGGTCCTGCCGTTCGGCTACCTCGTGCTGGCCCACCCGGACTCGGTCTCGACGTTCCTGGCCTACCAGGGCGAGGACGGCCTGGGTGCGCCGAGCATCGGCTCGGTCATGCTCGCCGCGGGGGTCTGCCTGTCGCTGATCGCGCAGATCGCCGAACAGATCGACTACCTGCGGTTCATGCCGCCGAAGACGCCGGAGAACCGCCGCCGGTGGTGGACGGCGACGCTGCTGGCGGGGCCGGGCTGGGTCCTGTTCGGCGCCGCGAAGCAGGTCGTCGGCCTGTTCCTGGCCGTGTACTTCATCGCGAACGTCGCCGGGGGCGCCGCGGTGGCGAACGAGCCCGTGCAGCAGTTCCTGCTGATCTACCAGGACCTCGTGCCGGGCTGGCTGGCGATCACCCTCGCGGTGGTGCTCGTCGTCGTCAGCCAGGTCAAGATCAACGTGACGAACGCGTACTCCGGGTCGCTGGCCTGGACGAACTCCTTCACCCGGATCACCGGGACCTATCCCGGCCGGCTCGTGTTCCTCGGCGTCAACCTGCTGATCGCGCTGGTGCTGATGGAGGCGAACATGTTCGACTTCCTCACCGCGATCCTCGGCTTCTACGCGAACATCGCCATCGCGTGGATCGTCGTCGTCGCCACCGACATCGCGGTCAACAAGTACCTGCTGAGGCTCTCCCCGAAGCACCCCGAGTTCCGCCGCGGGATGCTCTACGCGGTCAACCCGGTCGGGTTCGTCTCGGTCGTGCTGGCCGGCGGACTGTCGATCGCGACGTTCTTCGGGGCGCTCGGGACGGCGATCCAGCCGTTCTCCCCGCTGGTCGCGATCGCGCTCGGGCTCGTGCTGCCCCCGGTGCTGGCGGTCGCCACCGGGGGCCGGTACTACCTGCGCCGGACCGACGACGGCATCGACCTGCCGATGTACGACGAGCACGGCAACCCGTCGGACGTGGTGCTGCCCTGTCACGTCTGCGGGCAGGACCTGGAGCGCCCGGACATGACCGCGTGCGTCGCGCACGACGCCTATGTCTGCTCGCTCTGCCTGAGCACGGACCGGCGCAAGGAGCACGTGCTGCCCGCCCAGGGGTGA